A single window of Halobacterium jilantaiense DNA harbors:
- a CDS encoding HD domain-containing protein — MTDSDALFDRVADEMAVHLDGDDSGHDMHHLWRVQRLGTRIAEAEGADTDVVGVAALVHDLHRVRGDGFTHPEETLPEIREILADAGVPETLRDPVCHCVAVHEEYSFEDDPLTAETVEAEVLQDADNLDAIGAVGVARTFQFGGAHGNLMWDPERPLPGADDAYEKDDHEDEQASTYHHIHAKLLRLHEHMNTETGREIAAERHAFLEEFTERFEAEWAGEA, encoded by the coding sequence GTGACCGACAGCGACGCGCTCTTCGACCGCGTAGCCGACGAGATGGCCGTGCACCTCGACGGGGACGACTCGGGCCACGACATGCACCACCTCTGGCGCGTGCAGCGGCTGGGGACTCGCATCGCCGAGGCGGAAGGTGCCGACACCGACGTGGTCGGCGTCGCGGCGCTCGTCCACGACCTCCACCGGGTTCGCGGCGACGGCTTCACGCACCCCGAGGAGACGCTTCCGGAGATTCGCGAGATTCTCGCCGACGCCGGCGTCCCGGAGACGCTCCGTGACCCAGTCTGTCACTGCGTCGCGGTTCACGAGGAGTACAGCTTCGAGGACGACCCCCTGACGGCCGAGACGGTCGAAGCTGAAGTCCTGCAGGACGCCGACAACCTCGACGCCATCGGTGCCGTCGGCGTCGCTCGCACGTTCCAGTTCGGCGGCGCTCACGGCAATCTCATGTGGGACCCGGAGCGGCCGCTACCCGGTGCCGACGACGCCTACGAGAAGGACGACCACGAGGACGAGCAGGCCAGCACGTACCACCACATCCACGCGAAGCTGCTGCGGCTCCACGAGCACATGAACACGGAGACGGGCCGCGAGATAGCCGCCGAGCGCCACGCTTTCCTCGAAGAGTTCACGGAGCGCTTCGAGGCCGAGTGGGCGGGAGAGGCGTAG
- a CDS encoding protein sorting system archaetidylserine decarboxylase has protein sequence MFARGPWKWQYALPPAVVGLALLGLSSLWGVPALALAGFVAWFHRDPDRTPDGPGVVTPADGKVSVIREADDGRVRVGVFMNVHDVHVNRAPLDGTVEDVTHEPGGHRPAFDKESEHNERVRVETDEWTLVLIAGAFARRIHPYVEAGDDLARGDRLGHISFGSRADVVLPPEYGLDDVAVESGEKVQAGETVLARRAGYDESEFGGGEVGETVLADDE, from the coding sequence GTGTTCGCGCGCGGCCCCTGGAAGTGGCAGTACGCACTCCCCCCGGCAGTCGTGGGGCTCGCCCTGCTCGGGCTCTCCTCGCTGTGGGGCGTCCCCGCGCTCGCGCTCGCCGGATTCGTCGCCTGGTTCCACCGCGACCCCGACCGCACCCCGGACGGCCCCGGCGTCGTCACGCCGGCGGACGGCAAGGTGTCCGTGATTCGGGAGGCGGACGACGGCCGAGTGCGCGTGGGCGTGTTCATGAACGTCCACGACGTGCACGTGAACCGCGCGCCCCTCGACGGCACGGTCGAGGACGTGACCCACGAGCCGGGCGGCCACCGGCCCGCCTTCGACAAGGAGTCCGAGCACAACGAGCGCGTCCGCGTCGAGACCGACGAGTGGACGCTCGTGCTCATCGCGGGCGCGTTCGCCCGCCGTATCCACCCCTACGTCGAGGCGGGCGACGACCTCGCGCGCGGCGACCGCCTCGGCCACATCTCCTTCGGCAGCCGGGCGGACGTCGTGTTACCGCCGGAGTACGGCCTCGACGACGTGGCCGTGGAGTCCGGCGAGAAGGTTCAGGCGGGCGAGACCGTGCTGGCTCGCCGGGCCGGGTACGACGAGAGCGAGTTCGGTGGCGGCGAAGTCGGCGAGACGGTGCTCGCCGACGACGAGTGA
- the priL gene encoding DNA primase regulatory subunit PriL produces MNARHARYPFLGDARDAVEEAGVDLADVVANDDAVVERARERVTGALADGTVGDRARSDRIELLSYPVARVLVSVVDENVLVRKYAQAEADAAYDRFTADESDDSELKSVGGDDRLSRDELLAEFDLADHVHARRDGYDVDVPTYLLLSSSLRGDDWRLVNRALDDGRVPVSEPELDTLLREAIRGRIEDGLPLSVPDPIADAMEAPAVAVRDVLADMDLTREIDTVVPELFPPCMQHLLDQVQRGEHLPHHSRFAITSFLANIGLTTDEIVDIYKVNPGFGEEMTRYQTDHIQGDSSPTEYTAPSCATMKAYGDCTNPDDLCDAINHPLSYYEVKLDDEDDEDLEDWRERDDETAADADD; encoded by the coding sequence ATGAACGCCCGCCACGCTCGCTACCCGTTCCTGGGGGACGCCCGAGACGCCGTCGAGGAGGCGGGTGTGGACCTCGCCGACGTGGTCGCTAACGACGACGCCGTCGTGGAGCGCGCACGGGAGCGCGTCACTGGCGCGCTCGCCGACGGGACGGTCGGCGACCGCGCGCGCTCGGACCGCATCGAACTGCTCTCGTACCCCGTCGCGCGCGTCCTCGTGTCGGTCGTCGACGAGAACGTGCTCGTCCGGAAGTACGCGCAGGCCGAGGCTGACGCCGCCTACGACCGGTTCACGGCCGACGAGTCCGACGACAGCGAGCTGAAGAGCGTCGGCGGCGACGACCGGCTGTCGCGGGACGAACTGCTCGCGGAGTTCGACCTCGCTGACCACGTCCACGCCCGCCGGGACGGCTACGACGTCGACGTGCCGACGTACCTCCTGCTGTCGTCGTCGCTCCGGGGCGACGACTGGCGGCTCGTGAACCGGGCGCTCGACGACGGCCGCGTGCCGGTCTCGGAGCCCGAACTCGACACGCTGCTCCGAGAGGCCATTCGGGGCCGCATCGAGGACGGCCTCCCGCTGTCCGTCCCCGACCCCATCGCGGACGCGATGGAGGCACCCGCCGTCGCCGTCCGGGACGTGCTCGCAGACATGGACCTCACGCGCGAAATCGACACCGTCGTCCCGGAGTTGTTCCCGCCGTGCATGCAACACCTCCTCGACCAGGTGCAGCGCGGCGAACACCTCCCGCACCACTCGCGGTTCGCCATCACGTCGTTCCTCGCGAACATCGGGCTCACGACCGACGAAATCGTCGACATCTACAAGGTGAATCCGGGGTTCGGCGAGGAGATGACGCGCTACCAGACGGACCACATTCAGGGCGACTCCAGCCCCACCGAGTACACGGCACCGTCGTGTGCGACGATGAAGGCCTACGGGGACTGCACGAATCCAGACGACCTCTGTGACGCCATCAACCACCCGCTGTCGTACTACGAGGTCAAACTGGACGACGAAGACGACGAGGACCTAGAAGACTGGCGGGAGCGCGACGACGAGACTGCTGCGGACGCGGACGACTGA
- a CDS encoding DUF7472 family protein produces MSDALDARVEAGIAILAVLVFIGILVAAASMGASGFGATSAYAVVAAIVVFILLMAGVGYWLSGKQE; encoded by the coding sequence ATGTCAGACGCGCTCGACGCCCGCGTGGAGGCGGGCATCGCAATCCTCGCTGTGCTGGTGTTCATCGGCATCCTCGTCGCCGCCGCGTCGATGGGAGCCAGCGGCTTCGGCGCGACCAGCGCGTACGCGGTCGTCGCGGCCATCGTCGTCTTCATCCTCCTGATGGCCGGCGTCGGCTACTGGCTCTCCGGCAAACAGGAGTAA
- a CDS encoding SWIM zinc finger family protein — protein MAAESDADRARARRARDERMRVEATGSGRYEVTGESGATYEVALEAGRCACPDHQFRGVRCKHLRRAAMEVTAGTVPAPGERATSCANCGERLHVDEDAADPVYCGDCTLDAGEFVVDRETDTLVVVVETTGERADEVEIPSRGWTVAEHYSNRHYDPGDVVVDVLYPLDRDASAAQVAARPPQRYAFPRGRLRRPGEGEADEP, from the coding sequence ATGGCCGCGGAATCCGACGCCGACCGGGCGCGCGCGAGGCGCGCTCGCGACGAACGCATGCGCGTCGAGGCGACCGGGAGCGGCCGCTACGAGGTGACCGGCGAGTCCGGCGCGACCTACGAGGTCGCCCTCGAAGCGGGGCGGTGTGCGTGCCCCGACCACCAGTTCCGGGGCGTGCGCTGCAAGCACCTGCGGCGGGCGGCGATGGAGGTCACGGCCGGTACCGTCCCCGCGCCCGGCGAGCGGGCCACCTCGTGCGCGAACTGCGGCGAGCGACTCCACGTCGACGAGGACGCCGCGGACCCCGTCTACTGCGGGGACTGCACGCTCGACGCCGGCGAGTTCGTCGTCGACCGGGAGACCGACACGCTCGTTGTGGTCGTGGAGACGACGGGCGAGCGCGCTGACGAGGTCGAGATTCCCTCCCGCGGCTGGACGGTCGCCGAGCACTACTCGAACAGGCACTACGACCCCGGGGACGTGGTCGTCGACGTGCTCTATCCGCTGGACCGGGACGCCAGCGCAGCGCAGGTCGCCGCCCGCCCGCCACAGCGCTACGCGTTCCCGAGGGGGCGGCTGCGGCGACCCGGCGAGGGCGAGGCCGACGAGCCCTGA
- the hjc gene encoding Holliday junction resolvase Hjc: MANSNAKGNRRERELVNELDERGFAVMRAPASGSATERELPDVLAGDGDAFFAVEAKSSAGDPIYLTGEEVEALVYFAQSFGASPKIGVRFDREDWYFFHPADVYRTDGGNYRVKKETAIEDGEHIDDLGESGDADGDHSVHDVLQALDQGVLSLDEAASMLE, from the coding sequence ATGGCTAACTCGAACGCGAAGGGCAACAGGCGCGAGCGCGAACTCGTGAACGAACTGGACGAGCGCGGGTTCGCGGTGATGCGCGCGCCGGCGTCCGGGTCCGCGACCGAGCGCGAACTCCCGGACGTGCTGGCGGGCGACGGCGACGCGTTCTTCGCCGTCGAGGCGAAGTCCTCCGCCGGCGACCCGATCTACCTCACGGGCGAGGAGGTCGAAGCCCTCGTCTACTTCGCACAGAGCTTCGGCGCGAGCCCCAAAATCGGCGTGCGCTTCGACCGCGAGGACTGGTACTTCTTCCACCCCGCGGACGTCTACAGGACGGACGGCGGGAACTACCGCGTGAAGAAAGAGACCGCCATCGAGGACGGCGAACACATCGACGACCTCGGCGAGAGCGGGGACGCGGACGGCGACCACAGCGTCCACGACGTCCTGCAGGCGCTCGACCAGGGCGTGCTGTCGCTGGACGAAGCCGCCTCGATGCTGGAGTAG
- a CDS encoding bacterio-opsin activator domain-containing protein, which produces MSGDSLDRLQRSLEALAAGDTDVDPFDGDDRADLGEALRGVADRLDSLQRERDAERDRAAALFDHVTDPIARVTGASPPRVADGNDEFDTAFEGVASPGSPLADCFAEDCGDVVARVAAGEPVEATLRAATASGPADTDVRFVPVTGDEGYVVFDNPTAVQDEPVDRRQQLYEVTADPALSLDEKVERLLSMGCEWFGTGNGLLSRIDEATDDYRVERGVGPDPVSAGDRFPLSATYCRRTVDSDDILAIHDAPAEGEAADPGYADGGVTCYIGGRVVVDGRLYGTLCFYDEQPASAPFTALDRALVDLMTRWVSYELERSRRERSLAAVHDATVELLGVESVDAAAETVVETVEDVLDDAVVAFYQFRPTTGEFAPVATTPGFATGDPPALSVGAASPAWECLVDGEIWTFGDPAAVAADWTPENGASGGVLVPAGDHGLFVVATTTGPPDGDRRHLVETAATSAEAAFDRLASESDLRAHERELAERNDRLQRRVQVTEIMRTVNRSLIAAESRASIEAAVCQGLADATGIKFAWVGGWDADEGRLSPRTWAGDGGTYLDAVSLRADRREPAVVAARDGVPAVVGTVAEGVTVEAWREHATACGFASALAVPLSVDGHSHGVLAVYADEAGAFGDLEADVFGELGETIADAMAAVAAREALQADTHAELRLSVAADDTVLAQLQADTGGRVVYEGAANRGDGNDMFVSVAGASRDEVADALADRTRVTDYQHVASAGDRHAFEVTTADDSLPRVLARSGGNPQSIVADESDDLSVVVDVPADSDVRAYVDSLRSRYDSVELDGRRDVERSARTREELVQDLFDALTERQLEVLRTAYLAGFFEWPRETTGEGVAELLGVSQPTVNRHLRVAQRRLFEELFSMERPPAVRE; this is translated from the coding sequence ATGAGTGGTGACTCCCTGGACCGGCTGCAGCGCTCGCTCGAAGCGCTGGCGGCCGGCGACACGGACGTCGACCCGTTCGACGGCGACGACCGAGCCGACCTCGGGGAAGCCCTCCGCGGCGTGGCCGACCGGCTCGACTCCCTCCAGCGCGAGCGGGACGCCGAACGCGACCGAGCGGCCGCGCTGTTCGACCACGTCACCGACCCCATCGCGCGCGTGACCGGGGCGTCCCCGCCACGGGTCGCCGACGGGAACGACGAGTTCGACACCGCGTTCGAGGGCGTCGCGTCGCCGGGTTCGCCGCTCGCGGACTGCTTCGCCGAGGACTGCGGTGACGTCGTCGCCCGAGTGGCGGCTGGAGAGCCGGTCGAGGCGACGCTGCGTGCCGCCACGGCGAGCGGCCCCGCCGACACCGACGTCCGGTTCGTCCCGGTCACCGGCGACGAGGGGTACGTCGTGTTCGACAACCCCACGGCGGTTCAGGACGAGCCGGTCGACCGCCGACAGCAGCTGTACGAAGTCACCGCCGACCCGGCGCTGTCCCTCGACGAGAAGGTCGAGCGCTTGCTGTCGATGGGCTGTGAGTGGTTCGGCACCGGGAACGGCCTCCTCAGCCGCATCGACGAGGCGACCGACGACTACCGCGTCGAGCGGGGCGTCGGCCCGGACCCAGTGAGCGCGGGCGACCGCTTCCCGCTGTCCGCGACGTACTGCCGGCGCACCGTCGACAGCGACGACATCCTCGCGATCCACGACGCGCCCGCCGAGGGCGAAGCCGCCGACCCCGGGTACGCCGACGGCGGCGTCACCTGCTACATCGGCGGGCGCGTCGTGGTCGACGGCAGGCTCTACGGAACGCTCTGCTTCTACGACGAACAGCCGGCGAGCGCGCCCTTCACCGCGCTCGACCGCGCCCTCGTCGACCTCATGACGCGGTGGGTGAGTTACGAACTGGAGCGCTCTCGCCGCGAGCGCTCGCTGGCGGCGGTCCACGACGCCACCGTCGAACTGCTCGGCGTCGAGTCGGTGGACGCCGCAGCGGAGACGGTCGTCGAGACGGTCGAGGATGTGCTCGACGACGCGGTGGTGGCGTTCTACCAGTTCCGGCCGACGACGGGCGAGTTCGCCCCGGTCGCCACGACCCCGGGGTTCGCCACCGGCGACCCGCCCGCTCTGAGTGTCGGGGCAGCGTCACCGGCCTGGGAGTGCCTCGTCGACGGCGAAATCTGGACGTTCGGCGACCCCGCAGCCGTCGCCGCCGACTGGACGCCGGAGAACGGCGCGAGCGGCGGAGTTCTGGTTCCCGCCGGCGACCACGGCCTGTTCGTCGTGGCGACGACGACCGGCCCGCCCGACGGTGACCGCCGTCACCTCGTGGAGACCGCCGCGACGAGCGCCGAAGCGGCGTTCGACCGGCTGGCGAGTGAATCCGACCTGCGCGCCCACGAGCGCGAACTCGCGGAGCGCAACGACCGCCTGCAGCGCCGCGTGCAGGTGACCGAAATCATGCGCACCGTCAACCGGTCGCTGATCGCAGCCGAGAGCCGGGCGTCCATCGAGGCCGCCGTCTGCCAGGGGCTGGCGGACGCCACCGGAATCAAGTTCGCGTGGGTCGGGGGCTGGGACGCCGACGAGGGCCGGCTCAGCCCGCGGACGTGGGCCGGCGACGGCGGGACCTACCTCGACGCCGTGTCCCTGCGCGCGGACCGCCGAGAGCCCGCCGTCGTCGCCGCACGCGACGGCGTCCCCGCGGTCGTCGGCACCGTCGCCGAGGGCGTGACCGTCGAAGCGTGGCGCGAGCACGCCACCGCGTGCGGGTTCGCGTCTGCGCTCGCGGTGCCGCTGTCGGTCGACGGCCACAGCCACGGCGTACTCGCCGTGTACGCCGACGAAGCCGGCGCGTTCGGCGACCTGGAAGCCGACGTGTTCGGCGAACTCGGCGAGACCATCGCCGACGCGATGGCCGCGGTCGCCGCCCGCGAGGCGCTGCAGGCCGACACGCACGCCGAGTTGCGTCTGTCCGTCGCGGCCGACGACACCGTTCTCGCCCAGCTTCAGGCGGACACCGGCGGCCGCGTCGTCTACGAGGGGGCGGCCAACCGCGGCGACGGCAACGACATGTTCGTCTCGGTCGCGGGCGCGAGCCGGGACGAGGTCGCCGACGCGCTCGCCGACCGCACCCGGGTCACCGACTACCAGCACGTCGCCAGCGCCGGCGACCGCCACGCGTTCGAGGTGACGACCGCGGACGACAGCCTACCCCGGGTGCTCGCGCGGAGCGGCGGCAACCCGCAGTCGATTGTCGCCGACGAGAGCGACGACCTCAGCGTCGTCGTCGACGTCCCGGCGGACAGCGACGTCCGCGCCTACGTCGACAGTCTCCGCAGCCGGTACGACTCGGTCGAGCTCGACGGCCGGCGGGACGTCGAACGGAGCGCCCGGACCCGGGAAGAACTGGTGCAGGACCTCTTCGACGCGCTCACCGAACGCCAGCTAGAGGTGTTGCGGACGGCGTACCTCGCCGGGTTCTTCGAGTGGCCGCGGGAGACGACCGGTGAGGGCGTCGCCGAACTGCTCGGCGTCTCACAGCCGACCGTGAACCGCCACCTCCGGGTCGCACAGCGCCGGCTGTTCGAGGAGCTGTTCTCGATGGAGCGGCCGCCAGCGGTCCGCGAGTGA
- a CDS encoding HalOD1 output domain-containing protein, which produces MSEASTEHHVPSLRVIHALADATDTEPHEVDPPLYESVDGDALDALVASATDLEISFDHGDHTVVVRGDGTVSVDGASDARVPEVTDT; this is translated from the coding sequence ATGTCAGAGGCCTCCACCGAACACCACGTACCCAGTCTCCGCGTCATCCACGCGCTGGCGGACGCGACCGACACCGAACCGCACGAGGTCGACCCGCCGCTCTACGAGTCGGTCGACGGCGACGCCCTCGACGCGCTCGTCGCCAGCGCGACCGACCTCGAAATCAGCTTCGACCACGGCGACCACACTGTCGTCGTTCGGGGCGACGGCACCGTCTCCGTCGACGGCGCGAGTGACGCGCGTGTCCCCGAGGTGACGGACACGTGA
- a CDS encoding adenosylhomocysteinase gives MTTASPISGRLDNVESARAEGRKKIDWAFEHMPILSSLREDFEAEQPLAGETVGMALHVEAKTAALVEAMAAAGAEVAITGCNPLSTHDDVSAALDAHDNITSYAEHGVDDEEYYEAIDAVLAHEPTVTVDDGGDLVFRVHEEHPELIDTIVGGTEETTTGVHRLRSMDDDEALDYPVFAVNDTPMKRLFDNVHGTGESSLASIAMTTNLSWAGKDVVVAGFGYCGKGVARKASGQNANVIVTEIDERRALEAHMEGYDVMSMDDAAEIGDVFITTTGNRDVIVDRHFEQMQDGAVLANAGHFDIEIDLDALSERADSEREVRDGVREYRLDDGTRINVLAEGRLVNLAAPVSLGHPAEVMDQSFGVQAVCVKELVENGDDYDAGVHDVPDELDRQLAAIKLDAEGVELDEPTDEQTEYMDSWQHGT, from the coding sequence ATGACCACTGCGTCACCCATCAGCGGTCGGCTCGACAACGTCGAGTCGGCGCGCGCCGAGGGGCGGAAGAAGATCGACTGGGCGTTCGAACACATGCCCATCCTCTCCTCGCTCCGCGAGGACTTCGAGGCCGAGCAGCCGCTGGCGGGCGAAACCGTCGGCATGGCGCTGCACGTCGAGGCGAAGACCGCGGCGCTCGTCGAGGCGATGGCCGCCGCCGGGGCGGAGGTCGCCATCACGGGCTGCAACCCGCTGTCGACCCACGACGACGTGAGCGCGGCGCTGGACGCCCACGACAACATCACCTCGTACGCCGAACACGGCGTCGACGACGAGGAGTACTACGAGGCCATCGACGCCGTCCTCGCCCACGAGCCGACCGTGACCGTGGACGACGGCGGCGACCTCGTCTTCCGCGTCCACGAGGAACACCCGGAACTCATCGACACCATCGTCGGCGGCACCGAGGAGACCACCACCGGCGTCCACCGGCTGCGCTCGATGGACGACGACGAGGCTCTCGACTACCCCGTCTTCGCCGTCAACGACACGCCGATGAAGCGCCTGTTCGACAACGTCCACGGCACCGGCGAGTCCTCGCTGGCGTCCATCGCCATGACCACGAACCTCTCGTGGGCCGGCAAGGACGTCGTCGTCGCCGGCTTCGGCTACTGCGGGAAGGGCGTCGCGCGGAAGGCCAGCGGCCAGAACGCGAACGTCATCGTCACCGAAATCGACGAGCGCCGCGCGCTCGAAGCCCACATGGAGGGCTACGACGTGATGTCGATGGACGACGCCGCCGAAATCGGCGACGTCTTCATCACCACCACCGGCAACCGCGACGTCATCGTCGACCGGCACTTCGAGCAGATGCAGGACGGCGCTGTCCTCGCGAACGCCGGTCACTTCGACATCGAAATCGACCTCGACGCGCTCTCCGAGCGGGCCGACAGCGAGCGCGAGGTCCGTGACGGCGTCCGCGAGTACCGCCTCGACGACGGCACCCGCATCAACGTCCTCGCCGAGGGCCGCCTCGTCAACCTCGCCGCGCCCGTCAGCCTCGGTCACCCCGCCGAAGTCATGGACCAGTCCTTCGGCGTGCAGGCCGTCTGTGTCAAGGAACTCGTCGAGAACGGCGACGACTACGACGCCGGCGTCCACGACGTCCCCGACGAACTCGACCGCCAGCTCGCCGCGATCAAGCTCGACGCCGAGGGCGTCGAACTCGACGAGCCCACGGACGAACAGACCGAGTACATGGACTCCTGGCAGCACGGCACGTAG
- a CDS encoding amidohydrolase yields MSTLRIAGGSVLRSDFSVTEGDVLVDRESGEILAVGDVEGGDERLDAEGCLVMPGLVNAHCHAAMTLLRGYADDKPLDAWLQEDIWPAEAELDTGDVRAGTELALVELIRSGTTAFADMYFQVPEVVDAVETAGLRARLGHGVVTVGKDDEQAIADNEESLEVAREFDGTADGRIRTAYMPHSLTTVGEEYLREFVFQAREAGVPVHFHANETADEVEPIVDKRGVRPLEYAEDVGLLEDGDFLAHGVHSDETEIELLAESGASVVHCPASNMKLASGMAPVQAMREAGVTVALGTDGAASNNDLDVFDELRDAAMLGKLQTGAADAVPAEAAVEMATAGGADALGFDAGRIEAGANADLAVVDFSAPHLTPVHDHVSHLAYAATGQDVRHTVCDGEVLMRDREVLPFDETAVRERAEQRAAALTERAGD; encoded by the coding sequence ATGAGTACGCTGCGAATCGCGGGCGGGTCGGTTCTCCGATCGGACTTCTCCGTGACCGAGGGCGACGTGCTGGTCGACCGGGAGTCGGGCGAGATTCTCGCGGTCGGCGACGTCGAGGGCGGCGACGAGCGGCTGGACGCCGAGGGCTGTCTGGTGATGCCCGGGCTGGTGAACGCGCACTGCCACGCGGCGATGACCCTGCTGCGGGGATACGCCGACGACAAGCCGCTGGACGCGTGGCTACAGGAGGACATCTGGCCGGCCGAGGCCGAACTCGACACCGGGGACGTCCGCGCCGGCACCGAACTCGCGCTCGTGGAGCTGATTCGCTCGGGGACCACGGCGTTCGCGGACATGTACTTCCAAGTCCCCGAGGTCGTCGACGCCGTCGAGACGGCGGGCCTGCGGGCCCGGCTCGGTCACGGCGTCGTCACGGTCGGGAAAGACGACGAGCAGGCCATCGCGGACAACGAGGAGAGCCTGGAGGTCGCCCGCGAGTTCGACGGCACCGCCGACGGCCGAATCAGGACGGCGTACATGCCCCACAGCCTCACGACCGTCGGCGAGGAGTACCTCCGTGAGTTCGTCTTTCAGGCCCGCGAGGCCGGCGTCCCCGTCCACTTCCACGCCAACGAGACGGCCGACGAGGTCGAGCCAATCGTCGACAAGCGCGGCGTCCGCCCGCTGGAGTACGCCGAGGACGTGGGCCTCCTCGAAGACGGGGACTTCCTCGCGCACGGCGTCCACAGCGACGAGACCGAAATCGAGTTGCTCGCGGAGTCGGGCGCGAGCGTCGTCCACTGCCCGGCGTCGAACATGAAACTCGCTTCGGGGATGGCCCCCGTGCAGGCGATGCGCGAGGCCGGCGTGACCGTCGCGCTCGGCACGGACGGCGCGGCGTCGAACAACGACCTCGACGTCTTCGACGAGCTCCGGGACGCCGCGATGCTCGGGAAACTCCAGACCGGCGCGGCCGACGCCGTGCCCGCCGAGGCTGCGGTCGAGATGGCGACCGCGGGCGGCGCGGACGCCCTCGGCTTCGACGCCGGCCGAATCGAGGCGGGCGCGAACGCCGACCTCGCGGTCGTCGACTTCTCGGCCCCGCACCTAACGCCCGTCCACGACCACGTCTCGCACCTCGCGTACGCCGCGACCGGGCAGGACGTCCGGCACACGGTCTGTGACGGCGAGGTGCTGATGCGCGACCGCGAGGTGCTGCCGTTCGACGAGACCGCGGTCCGGGAGCGTGCCGAGCAGCGCGCCGCGGCGCTCACCGAGCGCGCCGGCGACTGA
- the hisG gene encoding ATP phosphoribosyltransferase, with product MRIAVPNKGRLHDPTLELLDRAGIGVENGADRQLYADTVDPEITVLYARAADIPEYVADGAADVGITGYDQVRESGVDDVAELLDLDFGKCRLVLAAPEDGDIAEPGDLDGKTVATEFPTVTREYFDGLGVDPEIVEVTGATELTPHVEMADAIVDITSTGTTLRVNRLGIVDEVLQSSVRLFAREDVRDDPKVRQVETALRSVLDASGKRYLMLNAPEDRLDDVKDVLPGLGGPTVLDVDEPGTVAVHAVVEERAVFEAVNDLKDVGASGILVTEIERLVE from the coding sequence ATGCGAATCGCCGTACCCAACAAGGGACGCCTGCACGACCCCACGCTGGAGCTCCTGGACCGGGCCGGCATCGGCGTCGAGAACGGTGCCGACCGCCAGCTGTACGCCGACACCGTCGACCCGGAGATTACCGTGCTGTACGCGCGCGCCGCCGACATCCCGGAGTACGTCGCGGACGGCGCTGCCGACGTCGGCATCACGGGCTACGACCAGGTCCGGGAGTCCGGCGTCGACGACGTCGCCGAACTCCTCGACCTCGACTTCGGGAAGTGCCGGCTCGTGCTCGCTGCCCCGGAGGACGGCGACATCGCCGAGCCCGGCGACCTCGACGGGAAGACGGTCGCCACCGAGTTCCCGACGGTCACCCGGGAGTACTTCGACGGCCTCGGCGTCGACCCCGAAATCGTGGAGGTCACGGGCGCGACCGAGCTCACGCCGCACGTCGAGATGGCCGACGCCATCGTCGACATCACGTCGACGGGCACGACGCTGCGCGTGAACCGGCTCGGAATCGTCGACGAGGTCCTCCAGAGTTCGGTGCGGCTGTTCGCCCGCGAGGACGTCCGCGACGACCCGAAGGTCCGGCAGGTCGAGACCGCGCTCCGGTCGGTGCTGGACGCCAGTGGCAAGCGCTACCTGATGTTGAACGCGCCCGAGGACCGCCTCGACGACGTGAAAGACGTGCTGCCGGGGCTCGGCGGCCCGACGGTCCTGGACGTCGACGAACCCGGGACGGTCGCCGTCCACGCTGTCGTCGAGGAGCGCGCGGTCTTCGAGGCCGTCAACGACCTGAAAGACGTGGGGGCGTCGGGCATCCTCGTCACCGAAATCGAGCGCCTCGTCGAGTAA
- a CDS encoding DUF7473 family protein, with protein MTPAATAVPAAAATAGVAATDAIVEPATGTLLQYVATFVGGWLLFGFTAHAAATFVLGDVPWKRGFLVGLAPAVVTVALVRFSPLLIVAIGLAADFAAVHAVYRVRYRTTAFVVVMHYTVSLALVLLGANLLALLGTAPG; from the coding sequence GTGACCCCAGCAGCCACAGCGGTGCCGGCGGCAGCAGCCACAGCCGGCGTCGCCGCGACCGACGCCATCGTCGAACCGGCCACGGGCACGCTCCTCCAGTACGTCGCGACGTTCGTCGGCGGCTGGCTGCTGTTCGGGTTCACCGCGCACGCCGCCGCCACGTTCGTCCTCGGGGACGTCCCCTGGAAGCGGGGGTTCCTCGTCGGCCTCGCGCCCGCCGTGGTGACGGTCGCGCTCGTCCGCTTCAGCCCGCTGCTCATCGTCGCAATCGGGCTCGCGGCCGACTTCGCTGCCGTCCACGCCGTGTACCGCGTGCGCTACCGCACGACGGCGTTCGTCGTCGTGATGCACTACACGGTGTCGCTGGCGCTCGTGTTGCTCGGGGCGAACCTGCTGGCGCTGCTCGGCACCGCGCCCGGGTAG